A genomic stretch from Candidatus Hydrogenisulfobacillus filiaventi includes:
- the uvrB gene encoding excinuclease ABC (subunit B) (Evidence 2a : Function from experimental evidences in other organisms; PubMedId : 11751826, 16267290, 16426634, 25713353, 27399782; Product type e : enzyme), giving the protein MAEFLLESPYAPAGDQPKATAALVDGIRRGLTRQVLLGVTGSGKTFTMANVIREVGRPTLVLAPNKTLAAQLAGELKAFFPHNAVEYFVSYYDYYQPEAYVPQTDLYIEKDAQINDEIDKLRHSATSALLERDDVIIVASVSCIYGLGSPEDYKSLVLSLRVGGERDRDQILRKLVEIQYERNDTNFVRGKFRARGDVIEVFPANQSEQAIRIELFGDTIERIREFDPVTGEILGEREHVAIYPASHYVLGRDRLAPAIAAIRQELAERLQELRAQGKELEAQRLEQRTGYDLEMLEEVGYCSGIENYARHLTGRAPGEPPYTLLDFFPPDFLTIIDESHVSVPQIRGMAAGDLSRKGTLVEHGFRLPSAVDNRPLTFEEFDRRVGPVIYVSATPGPYELSVAQQVVEQIVRPTGLVDPKVEVRPTRGQIDDLLGEIRARVERGQRVLVTTLTKRMAEDLTDYLREMGTKVRYMHSDIDAIERMAIIRDLRLGEFDVLVGINLLREGLDLPEVGLVAILDADKEGYLRSATSLIQTIGRAARNVEGTVIMYADRMTDSMRQAIGETERRRAIQEAYNREHGIVPRSVVKAVREVIQATRAVEDDLPATRDGKPVQAMSARERLRLAAQLRKEMKEASRNWEFERAAVLRDMLLELEAERPVQAVGGRGRRG; this is encoded by the coding sequence ATGGCCGAGTTCCTGCTGGAAAGCCCCTATGCCCCGGCCGGCGACCAGCCCAAGGCCACGGCCGCCCTGGTGGACGGCATCCGGCGCGGGCTGACCCGCCAGGTGCTGCTGGGGGTGACGGGGTCGGGCAAGACCTTCACGATGGCTAACGTCATCCGCGAGGTGGGGCGCCCGACGCTGGTGCTGGCTCCCAATAAGACCCTGGCCGCCCAGCTGGCCGGGGAGCTGAAAGCCTTCTTCCCCCACAATGCCGTGGAGTATTTTGTGTCGTATTACGATTACTACCAGCCGGAGGCCTACGTGCCCCAGACCGACCTCTACATCGAGAAGGACGCTCAGATCAACGACGAGATCGATAAACTACGTCACTCTGCCACCTCCGCCCTGCTGGAGCGGGACGACGTCATCATCGTGGCCAGCGTCTCCTGCATCTACGGCCTGGGCTCGCCCGAGGACTACAAGAGCCTGGTGCTGTCCCTGCGGGTGGGCGGGGAGCGGGACCGCGACCAGATCCTGCGCAAGCTGGTGGAGATCCAGTACGAGCGCAACGACACCAACTTCGTGCGGGGCAAGTTCCGGGCCCGCGGGGACGTGATCGAGGTGTTCCCCGCCAACCAGAGCGAGCAGGCCATCCGCATCGAGCTGTTCGGGGATACCATCGAGCGCATCCGGGAGTTCGACCCCGTGACGGGGGAGATCCTGGGCGAGCGCGAGCACGTGGCCATCTACCCGGCCTCCCACTACGTCCTGGGCCGGGACCGGCTGGCGCCGGCCATCGCCGCCATCCGGCAGGAGCTGGCGGAACGCCTGCAGGAACTGCGGGCGCAGGGCAAGGAGCTGGAGGCCCAGCGCCTGGAGCAGCGCACCGGCTACGACCTGGAGATGCTGGAGGAGGTGGGCTACTGCTCCGGCATCGAGAACTATGCGCGCCACCTTACGGGGCGGGCGCCGGGGGAGCCGCCCTACACCTTGCTGGACTTCTTCCCCCCCGACTTCCTGACCATCATCGACGAGTCGCATGTGAGCGTGCCCCAGATCCGGGGGATGGCCGCCGGGGACCTTTCCCGCAAGGGCACCCTGGTGGAGCATGGCTTCCGGCTGCCGTCGGCGGTGGACAACCGGCCCCTCACCTTCGAGGAGTTCGACCGCCGGGTGGGACCGGTCATTTACGTGAGCGCCACCCCCGGCCCCTATGAACTCTCGGTGGCGCAGCAGGTCGTGGAGCAGATCGTGCGCCCCACCGGCCTGGTGGACCCCAAGGTGGAGGTGCGGCCCACCCGGGGGCAGATCGACGACCTGCTGGGCGAGATCCGGGCCCGGGTGGAACGGGGCCAGCGGGTGCTGGTTACCACCCTCACCAAGCGCATGGCCGAGGACCTGACCGATTACCTGCGCGAGATGGGCACCAAGGTGCGCTACATGCACTCCGACATCGACGCCATCGAGCGTATGGCCATCATCCGCGACCTGCGCCTGGGCGAGTTTGACGTGCTGGTCGGCATCAACCTGCTGCGGGAGGGTTTGGACCTGCCCGAGGTGGGCCTGGTGGCCATCCTGGATGCGGACAAGGAAGGCTACCTGCGGTCCGCCACCTCCCTCATCCAGACCATCGGACGGGCGGCCCGCAACGTGGAGGGCACCGTCATCATGTACGCGGATCGGATGACCGACTCCATGCGCCAGGCCATCGGGGAGACGGAGCGGCGCCGGGCCATCCAGGAGGCCTACAACCGGGAGCACGGGATTGTGCCCCGCTCGGTGGTCAAGGCGGTGCGGGAGGTCATCCAGGCCACGCGGGCGGTGGAGGACGACCTGCCCGCGACCCGGGACGGCAAGCCGGTGCAGGCGATGAGTGCGCGGGAACGGCTGCGGCTGGCGGCGCAGCTGCGCAAGGAGATGAAGGAGGCCAGCCGTAACTGGGAGTTCGAGCGGGCGGCGGTGCTGCGGGACATGCTGCTGGAGCTGGAGGCGGAGCGCCCGGTGCAGGCGGTAGGAGGGCGGGGCCGGCGTGGGTGA
- a CDS encoding Cell division protein FtsX, with translation MRLRTACHHLRDAGRSLGRNRWMTLASVGTVAVALFVLAFFLALTANINHLTATLESQVEVEVFLKPQDTRAQEMALLAQARRWPGVRAIRYFTKQQAAEALKREFPHQRDLIAILTQSNPLFDGFDVYVTTPAAIAPLAHRFAAQPPVHNVVYQGRVVTRLERLAAVLRSVGLALEVLLGLGALFIIVNTIRLAVYARRREIGIMKLVGATDWHIRWPFLIEGAALGLAGAGVADLVAAWGYHWVVRAAAEALPFWPLASSASVIPPILEVTGLGGLAVGVAGSLLAVHRFLKV, from the coding sequence ATGAGGCTTAGAACCGCCTGCCACCACCTGCGCGACGCCGGCCGCAGCCTGGGCCGCAACCGCTGGATGACCCTGGCCTCAGTGGGCACGGTGGCGGTGGCCCTGTTTGTCCTGGCCTTCTTCCTGGCCCTGACCGCCAACATCAACCACTTGACCGCCACCCTGGAAAGCCAGGTGGAGGTGGAGGTGTTCCTGAAGCCCCAGGACACACGGGCCCAGGAGATGGCCCTGCTAGCGCAGGCCCGCCGCTGGCCGGGGGTGCGGGCCATCCGCTACTTCACCAAACAGCAGGCGGCCGAGGCCTTGAAGCGCGAATTCCCGCACCAGCGCGACCTCATCGCCATCCTGACCCAGTCCAACCCGCTGTTTGACGGCTTTGACGTGTACGTGACCACCCCGGCGGCCATCGCCCCCCTGGCCCACCGCTTTGCCGCCCAGCCGCCGGTGCACAATGTGGTCTACCAGGGCCGGGTGGTGACCCGCCTGGAACGGCTGGCGGCCGTGCTGCGCTCGGTGGGGCTGGCCCTGGAGGTGCTGCTGGGCCTGGGGGCGCTCTTCATCATCGTCAACACCATCCGTCTGGCGGTGTACGCCCGCCGGCGCGAAATCGGGATCATGAAGCTGGTGGGGGCCACCGACTGGCACATCCGCTGGCCCTTCCTGATCGAGGGCGCCGCCCTGGGCCTGGCCGGTGCGGGGGTGGCCGACCTGGTAGCGGCCTGGGGGTACCACTGGGTGGTGCGGGCGGCAGCCGAAGCCCTGCCCTTCTGGCCGCTGGCCTCCAGCGCCTCCGTCATCCCGCCCATCCTGGAGGTCACCGGGCTGGGCGGCCTGGCGGTGGGGGTGGCCGGCAGCCTGCTCGCCGTCCACCGCTTCCTCAAGGTCTAG
- the ftsE gene encoding cell-division signal transducer (ATP-binding protein) (Evidence 2a : Function from experimental evidences in other organisms; PubMedId : 16352817, 17071757, 17307852, 18573177, 22006326, 23855774, 27167971; Product type cp : cell process) codes for MIRLEQVSKRYPNGQHALSDVSLTVERGEFVFLVGPSGAGKSTLIRLLYREELPSEGDVYVDQFHLNTMRPREVPRLRRQLGVVFQDVKLLPHRTVYANVAFAMEVVEASPREIRKRVPQILDLVGLSRYRDAYPEQLSGGEQQRVGIARALVNNPSLVIADEPTGNLDPETARDIMRLFLEINRRGATVVMATHAHGIVNSLRKRVVALDRGRIVRDQLRGVYGNEA; via the coding sequence ATGATCCGGCTGGAGCAGGTCAGTAAACGCTATCCCAACGGTCAGCATGCCCTGAGTGACGTGTCCCTGACGGTGGAGCGGGGGGAGTTCGTGTTCCTGGTCGGGCCCTCCGGGGCCGGCAAGTCCACCCTGATCCGCCTGCTCTACCGCGAGGAGCTGCCCAGCGAGGGCGACGTCTATGTGGACCAGTTCCACCTCAACACCATGCGCCCGCGGGAGGTGCCCCGCCTGCGCCGCCAGCTGGGGGTGGTCTTCCAGGATGTGAAGCTGCTCCCCCACCGCACGGTCTACGCCAACGTCGCCTTCGCCATGGAGGTCGTGGAGGCCTCCCCGCGTGAGATCCGCAAGCGCGTGCCCCAGATTCTGGATCTGGTGGGCCTCTCCCGCTACCGCGACGCCTATCCCGAACAGTTGTCGGGGGGCGAGCAGCAGCGGGTGGGCATCGCCCGTGCCCTGGTCAACAACCCCTCCCTGGTGATCGCCGACGAGCCCACCGGCAACCTGGACCCCGAGACTGCCCGCGACATCATGCGGCTGTTCCTGGAGATCAACCGGCGGGGGGCCACGGTGGTGATGGCCACCCATGCCCACGGCATCGTCAACAGCCTGCGCAAGCGGGTGGTGGCCCTCGACCGCGGCCGCATCGTCCGGGACCAGCTGCGGGGGGTATACGGCAATGAGGCTTAG
- a CDS encoding protein of unknown function (Evidence 5 : Unknown function): MRTGERTAAGLGILTLGLVAANVLRPAAPVTVARLPAVAVYTAAGQAVRLSALPRRDGQAWVVDFWAPWCPACRLELPDLERLARAGAQVALVSQDPQAFAYLTAWRDTRGLALYDRNGRASAALLVETLPTTLYVSPRGTVRVRTVGPLPYAVMHRYWVEAGGHPA, translated from the coding sequence GTGCGGACAGGGGAACGGACCGCGGCGGGGTTGGGAATCCTGACCCTGGGACTGGTGGCGGCCAACGTGCTGCGGCCGGCGGCCCCCGTCACCGTGGCCCGGCTGCCGGCGGTGGCGGTCTACACTGCCGCGGGGCAGGCGGTGCGCCTGTCCGCCCTGCCCCGCCGGGACGGGCAGGCGTGGGTGGTGGACTTCTGGGCCCCCTGGTGTCCGGCCTGCCGGCTGGAGCTGCCCGACCTGGAGCGCCTGGCGCGGGCGGGGGCGCAGGTAGCCCTGGTAAGCCAGGATCCCCAGGCCTTCGCCTACCTGACGGCCTGGCGCGACACCCGCGGGCTGGCGCTCTACGACCGCAATGGCCGGGCCAGCGCCGCGCTGCTGGTCGAGACCCTGCCCACCACCCTCTACGTCAGCCCCCGGGGCACGGTGCGGGTCCGCACCGTCGGCCCCCTCCCTTATGCGGTAATGCACCGCTACTGGGTGGAGGCGGGGGGACATCCGGCCTGA
- a CDS encoding conserved membrane protein of unknown function (Evidence 4 : Unknown function but conserved in other organisms), translating into MYLPATVYFGSLPLLAFTAIGGGIIALGLLARLGAPERDADLLLWLVVGAVLGTKAAYLAADPATYLAHPEALLFTPRSPLGTAGMAAGAAVGGILGWREGRGFWNWADADALLAAVLAWVAVGVWGWNLVGAPIPVALHRLGVPLGPQRLWPSYAVAGLGSGAALAALLRWRAAAGDPDGHRRVTGLGLLAAAAVELVVLLTLPAPGPASPFIWAGAAVAVAGWRLTRPPAVPGTGNV; encoded by the coding sequence GTGTATCTGCCGGCCACGGTCTATTTCGGCTCCCTCCCCCTGCTGGCCTTCACCGCCATCGGGGGCGGGATAATCGCCCTGGGTCTGCTGGCGCGGCTGGGCGCACCGGAGCGGGACGCCGACCTCCTGCTGTGGCTGGTGGTGGGAGCGGTGCTAGGCACCAAGGCGGCCTACCTGGCCGCCGATCCCGCCACCTACCTGGCCCATCCGGAGGCGCTGCTGTTCACGCCCCGTAGCCCGCTCGGCACCGCCGGTATGGCAGCCGGCGCCGCCGTGGGCGGGATCCTGGGCTGGCGGGAAGGACGCGGCTTCTGGAACTGGGCCGACGCCGACGCCCTGCTGGCCGCGGTGCTGGCCTGGGTGGCGGTGGGGGTCTGGGGCTGGAACCTGGTCGGTGCCCCGATACCTGTCGCCCTGCACCGCCTGGGGGTCCCCCTGGGCCCGCAGCGGCTCTGGCCCAGCTATGCAGTGGCCGGCCTGGGCAGCGGTGCCGCCCTGGCGGCCCTGCTACGCTGGCGGGCAGCGGCCGGGGACCCCGACGGGCACCGGCGGGTGACGGGCCTGGGGCTGCTGGCTGCGGCGGCGGTGGAGCTGGTGGTCCTGCTCACCCTGCCGGCCCCCGGCCCCGCCTCCCCCTTCATCTGGGCCGGGGCGGCGGTGGCAGTGGCGGGGTGGCGCCTGACGCGGCCGCCCGCGGTGCCGGGCACCGGGAACGTATAA
- the ispH gene encoding 1-hydroxy-2-methyl-2-(E)-butenyl 4-diphosphate reductase (Evidence 2a : Function from experimental evidences in other organisms; PubMedId : 12682299, 12706830, 15381396, 15469281, 17458547, 27169371; Product type e : enzyme), which translates to MDVFKITPRGYCYGVVDAVTMAKRVAKDPAVPRPIYVLGQIVHNQHVVNDLTELGIITLEGPNRLALLEQVPDGATVIFTAHGVSPAVVERARARGLTVFDATCPDVTRTHTLIRERIAAGYSIVYIGTKRHPEPEGAMGEAPEGRVVLVETEADVAGIPFDPRTPIAIVTQTTLSQWDTAAVIAAVKARYPDAEVYNEICRATQLRQEAAVRAAADVDLVVVVGDRRSNNSNRLVEVVQKVAGKPAVRVESVEDLNPAWFAGVRSVAVTAGSSTPSPITRAVIGWLEQFTGATVRS; encoded by the coding sequence GTGGACGTTTTCAAGATTACCCCCCGCGGGTATTGTTACGGCGTGGTGGATGCGGTGACCATGGCCAAACGGGTGGCCAAGGACCCGGCCGTCCCCCGCCCCATCTACGTACTGGGCCAGATCGTGCACAACCAGCACGTGGTCAATGACCTCACCGAACTGGGGATCATCACCCTCGAGGGGCCCAACCGCCTGGCCCTGCTGGAACAGGTCCCGGACGGGGCCACCGTCATCTTCACCGCCCACGGGGTGTCACCGGCAGTGGTGGAACGGGCACGGGCCCGGGGCCTGACCGTCTTCGACGCCACCTGCCCGGATGTCACCCGGACCCATACCCTCATCCGCGAGCGCATCGCGGCCGGCTACTCCATCGTCTACATCGGCACCAAGCGCCATCCCGAACCGGAAGGGGCCATGGGGGAGGCGCCCGAGGGGCGGGTGGTGCTGGTGGAGACGGAAGCCGATGTGGCCGGCATCCCCTTCGACCCCCGCACCCCCATCGCCATCGTCACCCAGACCACCCTCAGCCAGTGGGATACCGCCGCGGTGATCGCGGCCGTCAAGGCCCGCTACCCGGACGCGGAGGTCTACAACGAGATCTGCCGCGCCACCCAGCTGCGCCAGGAGGCCGCGGTGCGGGCGGCGGCCGATGTGGACCTGGTGGTGGTGGTGGGCGACCGGCGCAGCAACAACTCCAACCGCCTGGTGGAGGTGGTGCAGAAGGTGGCGGGCAAGCCGGCGGTGCGGGTGGAAAGCGTCGAGGACCTCAACCCCGCCTGGTTTGCCGGGGTACGGTCGGTGGCGGTCACCGCCGGTTCCTCCACCCCCAGCCCCATCACCCGCGCCGTGATCGGTTGGCTGGAACAGTTCACCGGCGCCACCGTCCGCTCCTGA